One part of the Microtus ochrogaster isolate Prairie Vole_2 chromosome 16, MicOch1.0, whole genome shotgun sequence genome encodes these proteins:
- the Dbn1 gene encoding drebrin isoform X2, whose translation MAGVSFSGHRLELLAAYEEVIREESAADWALYTYEDGSDDLKLAASGEGGLQELSGHFENQKVMYGFCSVKDSQAALPKYVLINWVGEDVPDARKCACASHVAKVAEFFQGVDVIVNASSVEDIDAGAIGQRLSNGLARLSSPVLHRLRLREDENAEPVGTTYQKTDAAVEMKRLNREQFWEQAKKEEELRKEEERKKALDARLRFEQERMEQERQEQEERERRYREREQQIEEHRRKQQTLEAEEAKRRLKEQSIFGDQRDEEESQMKKSESEVEEAAAIIAQRPDNPREFFRQQERVASASAGSCDAPSPFNHRPGSHLDSHRRMAPTPIPTRSPSDSSTASTPVTEQIERALDEVTSSQPPPPPPPPPPAQEAQESTPSLDGEETSKGAEAAATPPSWAGSTEEPPRAQEPPLVQSSPMEDLMCTESPEQAVLAAPAEPAASVTPVGDAHAADTIETITATTDTAIANDVTPATASLIDLWPGNGEEASAPQAVPRVPTPPSGAEASLAEVPLLDEAAQDPLPPAGEGCANLLNFDELPEPPATFCDPEEEVEGEPLAATQDLNMPSALEEVDQVLEQELEPEPHLLTNGETTQKEGTQASEGYFSQSQEEEFAQSEELCAKAPPPVFYNKPPEIDITCWDADPVPEEEEGFEGGD comes from the exons ATGGCCGGCGTCAGCTTCAGCGGCCACCGCTTGGAGCTGCTGGCGGCGTATGAGGAGGTGATCCGGGAGGAAAGCGCGGCCGACTG ggcTCTGTACACATATGAGGATGGCTCAGATGACCTCAAGCTTGCAGCATCAGGAG AAGGGGGTTTGCAGGAGCTTTCGGGCCACTTCGAGAACCAGAAAGTGATGTACGGCTTCTGCAGCGTCAAGGACTCCCAGGCGGCCCTGCCAAAATATGTGCTCATCAACTGG GTTGGTGAAGATGTACCTGATGCCCGAAAGTGTGCTTGTGCCAGCCATGTGGCTAAGGTGGCTGAATTCTTCCAG GGTGTTGACGTAATTGTGAATGCCAGCAGTGTGGAAGACATAGATGCTGGTGCCATCGGGCAGCGGCTCTCCAACGGACTGGCACggctctccagcccagttttGCATCGACTACGGCTTCGAGAGGATGAGAATGCCGAGCCGGTG GGCACTACCTACCAGAAGACAGATGCAGCCGTGGAAATGAAGCGACTTAACCGGGAGCAGTTTTGGGAGCAGGCCAAG aaggaggaagagctgaggaaggaggaggagcgGAAGAAGGCCTTGGACGCCAGGCTCAGGTTTGAACAGGAACGAATGGAGCAGGAgcggcaggagcaggaggagcggGAACGGCGCTACCGAGAGCGGGAGCAGCAGATCGAGGAGCACAG GAGGAAACAGCAGACTCTAGAAGCTGAAGAGGCCAAGAGGAGGTTAAAGGAACAGTCTATCTTT GGTGACCAGCGAGATGAAGAAGAGTCCCAGATGAAGAAGTCGGAATCAGAGGTGGAG GAGGCAGCTGCCATTATTGCCCAGCGGCCTGACAACCCGCGGGAGTTCTTCAGACAGCAGGAACGAGTTGCGTCGGCCTCTGCTGGCAGCTGTGATGCGCCCTCACCCTTCAACCACCGACCAG GCAGCCACCTGGACAGCCACAGGAGAATGGCACCTACTCCCATTCCCACCCGGAGCCCATCTGATTCCAGCACAGCCTCCACCCCTGTCACTGAGCAGATCGAGAGGGCCCTGGATGAGGTTACATCCTCAcagcctccacccccacctccaccacccccaccagCTCAAG AGGCCCAGGAGTCTACCCCGAGTCTGGATGGTGAGGAAACCAGCAAGGGGGCCGAAGCTGCAGCAACCCCCCCGTCCTGGGCTGGCTCTACAGAGGAGCCCCCTCGGGCACAGGAACCTCCTCTGGTGCAAAGCAGCCCCATGGAAGACTTGATGTGCACAGAATCCCCAGAGCAGGCTGTTCTGGCTGCCCCTGCAGAGCCTGCTGCCTCTGTCACCCCAGTAGGTGATGCCCATGCAGCTGACACCATTGAGACCATCACTGCCACTACTGACACCGCTATTGCCAACGATGTCACCCCTGCCACTGCCAGCCTCATTGATCTATGGCCTGGCAATGGGGAAGAGGCCTCAGCACCTCAGGCTGTGCCCAGGGTGCCTACACCACCCTCAGGTGCCGAGGCGTCCCTGGCAGAGGTACCTCTGCTGGATGAGGCAGCCCAGGACCCGCTGCCGCCAGCTGGCGAAGGCTGTGCCAACCTTCTTAATTTTGATGAGCTGCCAGAACCTCCAGCCACATTCTGTGACCCAGAGGAGGAAGTAGAAGGGGAGCCACTGGCTGCCACCCAGGACCTAAATATGCCCTCAGCTCTAGAGGAGGTAGACCAggtcctggagcaggagctggagccAGAACCTCACCTTCTGACCAATGGAGAGACCACTCAAAAGGAGGGGACCCAG GCCAGTGAAGGATACTTCAGTCAATCACAGGAGGAAGAGTTCGCCCAATCAGAAGAGCTGTGTGCAAAGGCTCCGCCTCCGGTATTCTACAACAAGCCTCCAG AAATTGACATCACCTGCTGGGATGCAGACCCCGTACCTGAAGAGGAAGAGGGCTTCGAGGGTGGTGATTAG
- the Dbn1 gene encoding drebrin isoform X1 yields MAGVSFSGHRLELLAAYEEVIREESAADWALYTYEDGSDDLKLAASGEGGLQELSGHFENQKVMYGFCSVKDSQAALPKYVLINWVGEDVPDARKCACASHVAKVAEFFQGVDVIVNASSVEDIDAGAIGQRLSNGLARLSSPVLHRLRLREDENAEPVGTTYQKTDAAVEMKRLNREQFWEQAKKEEELRKEEERKKALDARLRFEQERMEQERQEQEERERRYREREQQIEEHRRKQQTLEAEEAKRRLKEQSIFGDQRDEEESQMKKSESEVEEAAAIIAQRPDNPREFFRQQERVASASAGSCDAPSPFNHRPGRPYCPFIKASDSGPSSSSSSSSSPPRTPFPYITCHRTPNLSSSLPCSHLDSHRRMAPTPIPTRSPSDSSTASTPVTEQIERALDEVTSSQPPPPPPPPPPAQEAQESTPSLDGEETSKGAEAAATPPSWAGSTEEPPRAQEPPLVQSSPMEDLMCTESPEQAVLAAPAEPAASVTPVGDAHAADTIETITATTDTAIANDVTPATASLIDLWPGNGEEASAPQAVPRVPTPPSGAEASLAEVPLLDEAAQDPLPPAGEGCANLLNFDELPEPPATFCDPEEEVEGEPLAATQDLNMPSALEEVDQVLEQELEPEPHLLTNGETTQKEGTQASEGYFSQSQEEEFAQSEELCAKAPPPVFYNKPPEIDITCWDADPVPEEEEGFEGGD; encoded by the exons ATGGCCGGCGTCAGCTTCAGCGGCCACCGCTTGGAGCTGCTGGCGGCGTATGAGGAGGTGATCCGGGAGGAAAGCGCGGCCGACTG ggcTCTGTACACATATGAGGATGGCTCAGATGACCTCAAGCTTGCAGCATCAGGAG AAGGGGGTTTGCAGGAGCTTTCGGGCCACTTCGAGAACCAGAAAGTGATGTACGGCTTCTGCAGCGTCAAGGACTCCCAGGCGGCCCTGCCAAAATATGTGCTCATCAACTGG GTTGGTGAAGATGTACCTGATGCCCGAAAGTGTGCTTGTGCCAGCCATGTGGCTAAGGTGGCTGAATTCTTCCAG GGTGTTGACGTAATTGTGAATGCCAGCAGTGTGGAAGACATAGATGCTGGTGCCATCGGGCAGCGGCTCTCCAACGGACTGGCACggctctccagcccagttttGCATCGACTACGGCTTCGAGAGGATGAGAATGCCGAGCCGGTG GGCACTACCTACCAGAAGACAGATGCAGCCGTGGAAATGAAGCGACTTAACCGGGAGCAGTTTTGGGAGCAGGCCAAG aaggaggaagagctgaggaaggaggaggagcgGAAGAAGGCCTTGGACGCCAGGCTCAGGTTTGAACAGGAACGAATGGAGCAGGAgcggcaggagcaggaggagcggGAACGGCGCTACCGAGAGCGGGAGCAGCAGATCGAGGAGCACAG GAGGAAACAGCAGACTCTAGAAGCTGAAGAGGCCAAGAGGAGGTTAAAGGAACAGTCTATCTTT GGTGACCAGCGAGATGAAGAAGAGTCCCAGATGAAGAAGTCGGAATCAGAGGTGGAG GAGGCAGCTGCCATTATTGCCCAGCGGCCTGACAACCCGCGGGAGTTCTTCAGACAGCAGGAACGAGTTGCGTCGGCCTCTGCTGGCAGCTGTGATGCGCCCTCACCCTTCAACCACCGACCAG GTCGTCCGTACTGCCCTTTCATAAAGGCATCGGACAGtgggccttcctcctcctcctcttcctcctcttcccctccacgGACTCCCTTTCCCTATATCACCTGCCACCGCACCCCaaacctctcttcctccctcccat GCAGCCACCTGGACAGCCACAGGAGAATGGCACCTACTCCCATTCCCACCCGGAGCCCATCTGATTCCAGCACAGCCTCCACCCCTGTCACTGAGCAGATCGAGAGGGCCCTGGATGAGGTTACATCCTCAcagcctccacccccacctccaccacccccaccagCTCAAG AGGCCCAGGAGTCTACCCCGAGTCTGGATGGTGAGGAAACCAGCAAGGGGGCCGAAGCTGCAGCAACCCCCCCGTCCTGGGCTGGCTCTACAGAGGAGCCCCCTCGGGCACAGGAACCTCCTCTGGTGCAAAGCAGCCCCATGGAAGACTTGATGTGCACAGAATCCCCAGAGCAGGCTGTTCTGGCTGCCCCTGCAGAGCCTGCTGCCTCTGTCACCCCAGTAGGTGATGCCCATGCAGCTGACACCATTGAGACCATCACTGCCACTACTGACACCGCTATTGCCAACGATGTCACCCCTGCCACTGCCAGCCTCATTGATCTATGGCCTGGCAATGGGGAAGAGGCCTCAGCACCTCAGGCTGTGCCCAGGGTGCCTACACCACCCTCAGGTGCCGAGGCGTCCCTGGCAGAGGTACCTCTGCTGGATGAGGCAGCCCAGGACCCGCTGCCGCCAGCTGGCGAAGGCTGTGCCAACCTTCTTAATTTTGATGAGCTGCCAGAACCTCCAGCCACATTCTGTGACCCAGAGGAGGAAGTAGAAGGGGAGCCACTGGCTGCCACCCAGGACCTAAATATGCCCTCAGCTCTAGAGGAGGTAGACCAggtcctggagcaggagctggagccAGAACCTCACCTTCTGACCAATGGAGAGACCACTCAAAAGGAGGGGACCCAG GCCAGTGAAGGATACTTCAGTCAATCACAGGAGGAAGAGTTCGCCCAATCAGAAGAGCTGTGTGCAAAGGCTCCGCCTCCGGTATTCTACAACAAGCCTCCAG AAATTGACATCACCTGCTGGGATGCAGACCCCGTACCTGAAGAGGAAGAGGGCTTCGAGGGTGGTGATTAG